The Vitis vinifera cultivar Pinot Noir 40024 chromosome 12, ASM3070453v1 genome has a segment encoding these proteins:
- the LOC100240913 gene encoding G-type lectin S-receptor-like serine/threonine-protein kinase At2g19130, with protein MDTRNNPWLKLSILFLCLTLKIHLSHGGDTISGNETLSGDQTLVSAGGNFVLGFFKPGNSSYYYIGMWYKKVSEQTIVWVANRDTPVTDNRSSQLKILDGNLVLFNESQVPVWSTNLTSNSTSLEAVLLDEGNFVLRVTGAVSNETRWQSFDHPTHTWLPGAKLGLDKRTKTPQLLTSWKNTDDPANGLFSLELDPDSTSQYLIRWNRSTQYWSSGTWNGQIFSLVPEMRSNYIYNFSFYSDANQSYFTYSLYDKTIISRFIMDVSGQIKQLTWLDSSSQWNLFWSQPRTQCEVYNFCGPFGVCNDDNTDVFCECLTGFTPSSQNDWNLGDRSAGCKRNTRLQCESNSLSQQKDRFSSKPNMRLPENPQTVNAGSRSACESACFNNCSCTAYAFDSGCSIWIDGLMNLQQLTDGDSSGNTFYLKLAASEFPNSSSDKGKVIGIAVGSAAAVLAILGLGLFIIWRRRRSVGTAKTVEGSLVAFGYRDLQNATKNFSEKLGGGGFGSVFKGRLPDSSFIAVKKLESISQGEKQFRSEVSTIGTIQHVNLVRLRGFCSEGTKKLLVYDYMPNGSLDAHLFHEKDSEVLDWKKRYQIALGTARGLTYLHEKCRDCIVHCDIKPENILLDAELCPKVADFGLAKLIGRDFSRVLTTMRGTRGYLAPEWISGVAITAKADVYSYGMMLFEFISGRRNSEASEDGKVKFFPTLASSVLTEGDDILILLDQRLERNADPEELTRLCRVACWCIQDEESQRPSMGQVVQILEGVLDVNPPPIPRTLQVFVDNQEQIIFFTESSSSSGQSSKPRSNASTASSQIKSTVSSSSISEK; from the coding sequence ATGGATACCAGAAACAACCCTTGGCTCAAGCTTTCAATTCTCTTCCTATGTCTAACTCTCAAGATCCATCTCTCCCATGGAGGTGACACCATCTCTGGAAACGAAACTCTCTCTGGGGATCAGACCCTTGTCTCTGCAGGTGGCAACTTTGTATTGGGTTTCTTCAAGCCAGGTAATTCTTCATACTATTATATAGGCATGTGGTACAAGAAAGTTTCTGAGCAGACTATAGTTTGGGTGGCGAATAGAGACACCCCTGTCACTGATAATCGTTCTTCACAGCTGAAAATATTGGATGGTAATTTAGTTCTTTTCAATGAATCCCAAGTCCCTGTTTGGTCAACCAATTTGACCTCCAATTCAACTAGCTTAGAAGCTGTTCTTTTGGATGAAGGGAACTTTGTTCTGAGAGTTACTGGGGCTGTTTCAAATGAAACAAGATGGCAGAGCTTTGATCATCCCACCCACACATGGCTTCCTGGTGCCAAGCTCGGATTGGATAAACGTACCAAAACCCCACAGCTTCTCACATCTTGGAAAAATACGGATGATCCTGCAAATGGGTTGTTTTCCCTCGAATTAGACCCAGATAGCACCTCACAGTACTTAATCCGGTGGAATAGGTCTACGCAGTACTGGTCTAGTGGGACATGGAATGGCCAAATCTTTAGCTTAGTTCCCGAAATGAGATCGAATTATATATACAATTTCAGCTTCTATTCTGATGCCAATCAGAGCTATTTTACCTATTCACTTTACGATAAGACAATTATCTCTCGATTCATTATGGATGTTTCTGGTCAGATCAAGCAATTGACTTGGTTGGATTCATCCAGTCAGTGGAATCTGTTTTGGTCTCAACCCAGGACACAATGTGAGGTCTATAACTTTTGTGGGCCTTTCGGAGTTTGCAATGATGATAATACTGATGTTTTTTGTGAATGTTTGACGGGTTTCACGCCAAGCTCTCAAAATGACTGGAATTTGGGGGATCGGTCTGCTGGGTGTAAGAGAAACACTCGTTTGCAGTGTGAAAGCAACTCGCTCAGTCAGCAGAAAGATAGGTTTTCATCTAAGCCTAACATGAGATTGCCTGAAAATCCCCAAACTGTAAATGCTGGGAGCAGATCAGCATGCGAATCGGCTTGCTTTAATAACTGCTCTTGCACTGCTTATGCCTTTGACAGTGGATGCTCCATTTGGATTGATGGCCTCATGAATCTGCAACAGCTTACCGATGGTGATAGTAGTGGAAATACTTTCTATCTGAAGCTTGCTGCTTCAGAGTTTCCAAATTCCAGCAGTGACAAGGGGAAGGTTATTGGTATTGCGGTGGGATCGGCTGCAGCCGTGTTAGCCATCTTAGGCCTTGGCTTGTTCATAATTTGGAGACGACGTAGATCGGTTGGAACTGCAAAAACAGTAGAGGGTTCATTGGTGGCATTTGGATACAGAGATTTGCAAAATGCCACGAAGAATTTCTCAGAAAAATTGGGGGGAGGAGGCTTTGGTTCTGTTTTCAAAGGGAGATTGCCGGACTCAAGTTTCATAGCTGTGAAGAAGCTTGAAAGCATCAGCCAAGGAGAGAAGCAATTCCGATCAGAAGTCAGCACTATTGGAACAATCCAGCATGTTAATCTTGTTCGACTCCGTGGATTCTGCTCAGAAGGTACGAAAAAGTTGCTGGTCTACGATTACATGCCCAATGGTTCTTTAGATGCTCATCTTTTCCATGAAAAGGATTCAGAAGTTTTGGACTGGAAGAAGAGGTACCAAATCGCGCTCGGGACTGCCAGAGGCTTGACTTATCTCCATGAGAAGTGCCGAGACTGCATCGTCCACTGTGACATAAAGCCAGAAAACATTCTTTTGGATGCTGAACTTTGCCCAAAAGTGGCAGATTTTGGCCTGGCAAAGCTTATTGGGCGTGATTTCAGCCGGGTCCTAACAACCATGAGGGGCACAAGGGGCTATCTTGCACCAGAGTGGATTTCAGGCGTAGCCATAACAGCCAAAGCTGACGTCTACAGTTATGGAATGATGCTTTTCGAGTTTATTTCAGGGAGGAGAAACTCAGAGGCTTCTGAAGATGGAAAAGTTAAATTCTTCCCAACTTTGGCTTCAAGCGTGCTAACTGAAGGAGATGATATCCTCATCCTGTTAGACCAAAGGTTGGAGAGGAATGCAGATCCAGAAGAACTAACAAGGCTCTGTAGAGTGGCTTGTTGGTGCATCCAAGATGAGGAATCTCAGAGGCCATCAATGGGTCAAGTAGTTCAGATCCTTGAGGGGGTTCTGGATGTGAACCCTCCTCCAATCCCGCGAACCCTTCAAGTTTTCGTTGACAACCAGGAGCAAATAATCTTCTTCACAGAATCATCCTCATCCTCGGGCCAGAGTTCAAAGCCACGCAGCAATGCTTCTACTGCTTCATCTCAGATCAAGAGCACCGTCTCATCAAGTTCCATTTCAGAAAAATGA
- the LOC104880905 gene encoding uncharacterized protein LOC104880905, translating into MALPGALIQHIEQKQILGNNVCGSSYSLNCSVLSDAHTSEVLEEPKPIPKPDVNGKEKLYCTGSLDLAYGDLNDPSRSFGPYPSAPSIMVGPIADSPKKEEPVKRVSKKKNKKKGKPAKKSLELIVSQTRPSKHGQDDAIASYQSSMENVGSPAFGKCLKSHPPSAVETSLCASENTVDPTKDSCVYNTKKDSDCFCSRISDSSTGHLLSDGWNCDDYETNACCKDLNLRMQQTGDLSTNGAIEHLQESGSFRHASEYKSEANDMACKVDAKTDNQRCNIGITPILEPKLNTLTSQNDAVTNSSHHPSIQNGKVNSDLIWQKSQKDFKEGGTNGAKRSNPNHVAPDVHFLEKNFWAEQNSFSSEGLLPTCFISSSANSSSAHGIKEIGNKDQAICKRIHGNALVNPQWAAHRRLNDSPYQYLSHSSQVGSGETDCGKLKENQNYSFMQDNSSNSKKGVRGCKSNFFKHRSKYAFSHKESIHVPFELQHYKNTNAAPGVIYNSHNVVTGGSYCLRSCPSSAHVPQKVPNLRKFSVPGQGVSNEIQPDTWAKTPKMENASCRPPHASVDSEKGNPASSELKLSCEDKFRQDVPTQMVLKKWIPVGRKESSMLESTGLVDVNGHSDTPPFSCSKENDGHLEGHKVPVSEPATLSDPGKTSLICNPSMTSVESEATRLEDMNTAVEGQKVETAEDNAACSNKLQDSTRFSIGSQMAVQALDAAYRLQLESESVQLATGCPLAEFEKLLQSATPVISSSFVYEKCDDCSASQPSHGSLCKHQIPDVSLNAVWNWYEKPGNYGLDVKAEDSRNLKGLLTDSSSFHAHFVPFLSAVQLFCHPQVSNSQSTERMEAEIQDIREVESHSPSETKISAPSLEAKDMKHIQEEIKLLLKFDSAQELVHSFEVSPYDGNESLSIIALPAFSSNNELLFEFFESEQPQLRKPLHNKIMELINNGNSNHQAFGDPSKLACMKLHELHPASWFSVAWYPIYRIPEGNFRASFLTYHSLGYLVQRCNSTDSLNENMLCIVFPVLGLQSYNAQGECWFDLKIPVDASSKDSKLVNSSETLKERLRTLQENAWLFARGCVSKNNVKVVNRQPDYEFFISRKC; encoded by the exons ATGGCACTCCCAGGGGCATTAATTCAGCATATTGAGCAAAAACAAATTCTGGGGAACAATGTTTGTGGATCTTCATATTCTTTGAACTGTTCTGTCCTAAGTGATGCACACACATCAGAAGTTTTAGAAGAGCCAAAGCCTATACCTAAGCCTGATGTCAACGGTAAAGAGAAGCTATACTGTACTGGATCCCTTGATCTGGCTTATGGTGATTTAAATGATCCTTCAAGGTCTTTTGGTCCCTATCCCTCTGCTCCAAGCATTATGGTGGGGCCGATTGCTGATTCACCCAAAAAAGAGGAGCCTGTTAAAAGGGTCtccaagaagaagaacaaaaagaagGGGAAGCCAGCTAAAAAGTCCTTGGAATTAATTGTTTCTCAGACAAGACCAAGCAAACATGGTCAAGATGATGCAATTGCATCTTATCAGTCATCCATGGAAAATGTGGGTAGTCCTGCTTTTGGCAAATGCTTGAAGAGTCATCCCCCTTCTGCAGTTGAAACTTCCTTGTGTGCATCTGAAAATACGGTTGACCCTACTAAGGATTCTTGTGTTTACAACACCAAGAAAGACTCGGACTGTTTCTGCAGTAGGATCTCTGATTCTTCTACTGGTCATTTACTGTCTGATGGTTGGAATTGTGATGACTATGAAACCAATGCTTGCTGCAAGGATTTGAATTTGAGAATGCAACAAACTGGAGATCTAAGCACAAATGGTGCTATCGAACATCTTCAAGAGAGTGGTTCTTTCAGACATGCGTCTGAATACAAGTCCGAAGCCAATGATATGGCTTGTAAGGTTGATGCCAAAACTGACAACCAGCGCTGTAATATTGGAATCACACCAATTCTTGAGCCTAAATTGAATACTTTGACATCTCAAAATGATGCAGTAACCAATTCTAGTCATCATCCAAGTATCCAGAATGGTAAGGTAAACAGTGACTTGATCTGGCAGAAAAGTCAGAAGGATTTCAAGGAAGGTGGAACCAATGGGGCAAAAAGATCAAATCCTAATCATGTAGCGCCAGATGTTCACTTCCTTGAGAAAAATTTTTGGGCTGAACAGAATTCATTTTCTAGCGAAGGATTGTTGCCAACCTGCTTTATTTCCTCTTCTGCAAACAGTAGTAGTGCTCATGGAATTAAAGAGATTGGAAATAAAGATCAAGCAATATGTAAGAGAATCCATGGGAATGCACTGGTTAATCCCCAGTGGGCTGCTCATCGAAGGTTGAATGATAGCCCCTACCAATATCTCTCACACTCAAGTCAAGTGGGTTCTGGGGAAACTGATTgtggaaaattaaaagaaaaccaGAACTATTCATTTATGCAGGACAATAGCAGCAACAGCAAGAAGGGAGTAAGAGGTTGCAAATCAAACTTCTTTAAGCATCGGAGTAAGTATGCCTTTTCTCATAAGGAATCAATACATGTTCCATTTGAACTGCAGCATTACAAGAACACCAATGCTGCGCCAGGAGTTATTTACAATAGTCACAATGTTGTGACTGGTGGCTCTTACTGTTTACGTTCATGTCCTTCTTCTGcccatgtaccccaaaaagtgCCAAACTTGAGAAAATTTTCTGTACCAGGTCAAGGTGTATCAAATGAGATCCAACCAGACACCTGGGCAAAGACTCCAAAGATGGAAAATGCCTCATGTAGGCCTCCACATGCTTCTGTAGACAGTGAAAAAGGAAATCCTGCATCCTCAGAGTTGAAGCTTTCTTGTGAAGATAAATTTAGGCAAGATGTTCCCACTCAGATGGTTTTAAAGAAGTGGATTCCTGTTGGTAGAAAAGAGTCATCAATGCTGGAGAGCACTGGTCTTGTCGATGTTAATGGTCATAGTGATACTCCACCATTTTCATGCTCAAAGGAGAATGATGGCCATCTGGAAGGACATAAGGTTCCAGTGTCTGAACCTGCTACTTTAAGTGACCCTGGAAAGACAAGCTTAATATGCAATCCCAGCATGACTTCAGTTGAAAGTGAAGCCACACGACTTGAAGATATGAATACGGCAGTCGAAGGTCAAAAAGTTGAAACTGCTGAAGATAATGCTGCATGTAGTAATAAACTACAGGATTCTACTCGGTTCTCAATTGGCTCACAAATGGCAGTTCAAGCTCTAGATGCTGCCTACAGACTGCAATTAGAGTCTGAGAGTGTTCAGCTTGCTACAGGCTGCCCGCTTGCAGAATTTGAAAAACTCCTCCAGTCTGCCACTCCGgttatttcttcttcatttgtATATGAGAAATGTGATGATTGCTCAGCTAGTCAGCCCTCCCATGGTTCCCTCTGCAAACATCAGATACCTGATGTGTCACTTAATGCTGTTTGGAACTGGTATGAAAAGCCAGGAAATTATGGATTGGATGTTAAGGCTGAAGATTCCCGAAATCTGAAAGGGCTGCTTACTGATTCATCATCATTTCATGCCCATTTTGTTCCTTTCCTTTCAGCCGTTCAGTTGTTTTGTCACCCACAAGTCTCCAACAGTCAAAGTACAGAACGCATGGAGGCTGAAATTCAGGACATAAGAGAAGTCGAATCTCATTCTCCTTCTGAAACCAAGATTTCTGCACCTTCTCTAGAAGCAAAAGATATGAAGCATATTCAGGAGGAAATAAAATTACTGCTGAAATTTGACTCAGCTCAGGAGCTTGTCCATTCATTCGAGGTTTCCCCATATGATGGAAATGAGTCTTTGAGTATAATTGCTTTACCTGCATTTTCAAGTAATAATGAGcttttatttgagttttttgAATCTGAGCAGCCACAGCTACGAAAGCCACTGCATAACAA GATTATGGAGCTCATCAACAATGGAAATTCCAATCATCAAGCATTTGGTGACCCATCAAAGCTGGCATGCATGAAGCTACATGAGCTACATCCTGCATCTTG GTTTTCAGTTGCTTGGTATCCTATATATCGAATTCCAGAAGGCAATTTCCGTGCATCATTCTTGACTTACCATTCACTTGGATATTTAGTTCAAAGATGCAATTCAACTGATTCTCTCAATGAGAATATGTTGTGTATCGTCTTTCCTGTGCTGGGACTGCAAAGCTACAATGCACAG GGTGAATGCTGGTTTGATCTGAAGATACCTGTGGATGCTTCATCAAAAGATAGTAAACTTGTCAACAGTTCAGAAACCCTCAAAGAGAGGCTCAGAACACTTCAGGAAAATGCATGGCTATTTGCTAGAGGGTGTGTTTCCAAAAACAACGTCAAGGTAGTCAACCGGCAGCCAGACTATGAGTTCTTCATTTCCCGGAAATGCTGA